The nucleotide window GAAAGCCCTCCGATGGTATTTTTATACCCGTATTTGTCGGTATATTGAAAATCATAACGCGACTTTCCGGTTTCATCTTTTACCTTGATAATTTTTCCGTGTGTGATGGAAGGGGGGATGGGGAATTTTTCAATATCTTCAATACCGGTGAAGATTTCGTAAGGCCTGCCGTCTTTGAGTCCGATGAAGGCAATCCACCGTTCGTTGTTGTTGTTGAAGCGTATAATATCGGCTTCGAGTTCGCGCGGGCGTTTAAAGCTCTGAGGGTCAACCTCTGCTGTTTTTTCCTTTTTCTCTTTTGCCGAAAGAAGTACTCCCGAGCGGGATCCTTCCCGGTAAACTGTTATGCCCTTGCAACCGCTCTTCCATCCGGTGATGTATAGTTCATCCACAAGGTCTTCGCTCACGTTTTCGGGCAGGTTGATGGTAACGCTGATGGAATGATCGACCCATTTCTGGATATTTCCCTGCATACGGACCTTGCTTACCCAGTCAACATCAGCTGAGGTGGCTTTGTAATACGGCGATTTTGCTACCAGTTCCTGGATTTTTTCAAGAGGGTACTTTTTCACTTCTTTGACGTTATAGCCGTTTACCTGGAGCCATACCTCAAATTTGTGATGAAAAACAAAATATTCTTCCCAGCTGTCGCCTACTTCATCCACAAGGGTAATTTTGGCGGAAGCGTCGTTGGGGTTGACTTTGCGCCTGCGACGGTAAACCGGCAGGAAAACCGGTTCAATGCCGGAGGTAGTCTGGGTCATAAGGCTTGTGGTACCGGTAGGTGCAATGGTAAGCAGAGAAATATTACGGCGTCCGTATTTTACCATGTCGCGGTATAATTGCTCATCTTCCTTTCTGAGCCGGAGGATAAACGGATTGTCTTTTTCAAGCTGCGGGTCGTAGAGAGGGAAAGGCCCTCTTTCCTTTGCCGTTTCAACCGAAGAGCGGTAAGCTTCCAGAGCAACTGTTTTATGTACTTCGGTAGAAAAGTCAATGGCATCATCGCTTCCGTAACGCAAACCCAGGGCGGCGAGCATATCTCCTTCGGCGGTAATCCCGATACCGGTGCGCCGCCCTTCTTCAGCCTTTACCCGGATATTTTCCCAGAGTTTTCGTTCAACCCGTTTAAGTTCCATGTCTTCCGGATCGTTGGCTATTTTATCAAGGATGGCATCAATCTTTTCGAGTTCCAGATCGATGATATCGTCCATGATTCGCTGGGCATAGTGGACGTGTTTGCGGAATTTGTCGAAATTGAAGCGGGCTTCGGGTGTGAAGGGATTTTCGACATAACTGTAAAGATTGATGGCCAGCAGACGGCAACTGTCATACGGACAGAGCGGAATTTCGCCACAGGGGTTGGTAGAAACTGTCCTGAAGCCAAATTTGGCATAGCAGTCAGCCACAGATTCCCGGATGATGGTATCCCAGAAAAGTACCCCTGGTTCTGCTGATTTCCAGGCGTTGTGAATAATTTTTTTCCAGAGTGCCCGGGCATCAATTTCTTTTCTGATCATCGGATTAGGGCTGTCAATCGGGAATTGCTGAACATATGGTTTGCCTTCAATGACAGCCTGCATGAATTCATCGTCAATTTTTACCGACACGTTGGCGGCAGTAACTTTCCCCTGCTCCAGCTTTGCATCGATAAATTTTTCGGCATCGGGATGCTTAATGGATATTGTGAGCATAAGGGCTCCGCGGCGCCCGTCCTGAGCAACTTCGCGGGTTGAATTGGAATACCGTTCCATAAAAGGAACCACGCCTGTTGAGGTGAGGGCACTGTTCAGCACAGGAGTACCATAAGGCCTGATGTGGGAAAGATCATGCCCGACACCCCCTCTGCGTTTCATGAGCTGAACCTGTTCCTGATCAATTTTCATTATTCCCCCGTACGAGTCAGCCGGGTGGTCGTGCCCAATAACAAAACAATTTGACAGGGAAGCTATCTGAAAACGATTTCCTATTCCGGCCATCGGACTACCCTGGGGAACAATATACCGGAAATCCCTGAGCAATTCATAAACCTCCTCAACCGGCATCGGATTGGGATACCTTTTTTCAATACGGGCAATCTCCCTGGCAATACGCCAGTGCATATCGTCAGGTGTCAATTCATAGATTTTCCCGAAAGAATCCTTCAGGGCGTATTTATTCACCCATACCGTGGCGGCAAGTTCATCGCCACGGAAATATTCAATGCTTTTCCGGAGAGCCTCTTCATGCGAATATATCTTCTGTTCTTCTTTCATCTCAGTTTTTGCTGTTCCTTCGTTCTGCATAGTTTTTTCGTTCTCTTCAGCTCCGTTTTTCTGATTATTGACAATGATCGCGTCCGTTTGCATACATCCGGTTTTTTTAAGGTTTTGGGTATCTGTTATTTTACCTGAATAAAATAGAAAAGGGTTGACTACCGCAAGTTAACACCAGGCAAAAAATTTTGCCTAAAAAAACCCTGTGTAAATATTAACAACGCGGCAGAGTTTATCAACCTTACACCCGGAAGCAGCGATATGGTTCATTGTCAACATTTTCTATCCAAACCGGAGTATTGTATCAAAAACACTTTGATATATTCAATGTGCAATACACCATTGTTAATATATGAAATCACCTTTGTGTTATTGTAGTAACAGAAGGCAGGCACTCAGCTATATGCTGAAGAATGGTGCGGGTTGCTCCCGTGTTTTTCCGCACGTATGATGCCGAAGCTTCTGCAAGTTTTTCTCTCAGTGAGGTATTTCTGATGAGCTGGTCCATGTTTTCCTTCAGTTCATCGTAGGAATGAACGGGAATTCCGCATCCAAGTTCTTTCATTTCCTTTGCTTCAAGGGCTTTATGATAGTTAGGGCCGAAAAGTACCGGCCTTCCGTAAACGGCAGCTTCAAGGATGTTGTGGATGCCTTTACCAAACCCTCCTCCGATGTATGCAATGGCTCCATAGCGGTAGAGGGTGCTCAGCAGGCCAATTTT belongs to Bacteroidales bacterium and includes:
- a CDS encoding adenosylcobalamin-dependent ribonucleoside-diphosphate reductase; this encodes MQNEGTAKTEMKEEQKIYSHEEALRKSIEYFRGDELAATVWVNKYALKDSFGKIYELTPDDMHWRIAREIARIEKRYPNPMPVEEVYELLRDFRYIVPQGSPMAGIGNRFQIASLSNCFVIGHDHPADSYGGIMKIDQEQVQLMKRRGGVGHDLSHIRPYGTPVLNSALTSTGVVPFMERYSNSTREVAQDGRRGALMLTISIKHPDAEKFIDAKLEQGKVTAANVSVKIDDEFMQAVIEGKPYVQQFPIDSPNPMIRKEIDARALWKKIIHNAWKSAEPGVLFWDTIIRESVADCYAKFGFRTVSTNPCGEIPLCPYDSCRLLAINLYSYVENPFTPEARFNFDKFRKHVHYAQRIMDDIIDLELEKIDAILDKIANDPEDMELKRVERKLWENIRVKAEEGRRTGIGITAEGDMLAALGLRYGSDDAIDFSTEVHKTVALEAYRSSVETAKERGPFPLYDPQLEKDNPFILRLRKEDEQLYRDMVKYGRRNISLLTIAPTGTTSLMTQTTSGIEPVFLPVYRRRRKVNPNDASAKITLVDEVGDSWEEYFVFHHKFEVWLQVNGYNVKEVKKYPLEKIQELVAKSPYYKATSADVDWVSKVRMQGNIQKWVDHSISVTINLPENVSEDLVDELYITGWKSGCKGITVYREGSRSGVLLSAKEKKEKTAEVDPQSFKRPRELEADIIRFNNNNERWIAFIGLKDGRPYEIFTGIEDIEKFPIPPSITHGKIIKVKDETGKSRYDFQYTDKYGYKNTIGGLSHMFNPEFWNYAKLISGVLRHGMPIPDVVNLVASLSLDSDTINTWKNGVERALKRYIPNGTKARKGTRCSECGSEALVYQEGCLICQSCGSSKCG